Below is a genomic region from Miscanthus floridulus cultivar M001 chromosome 1, ASM1932011v1, whole genome shotgun sequence.
CAGGCGCCCCGGCGGCGGCAGATGGTGGCGCTGGCGCACCCTCACGCGCGGCGACCTCCTCACCTTCCTGGTCGCTGCGATGCTGTGCTCCGCGTCCTACTGCCTGTCGATATGGCACAACAGCCGCGGCGCCGCGGACAGCCGCGTCGTCCTCGGGCccagcgcgggcgcgggcgcggccggGGCCTCGTGGCCCTGCGGAAGCGATGCACGCGCGGGCGCGGCTGACGCGAACGAGTCGCTGGACTTCGAGGCCCACCACACCGCCGAGAGCGCCGGGCTGTCCGTCTCGGCTTCTTCTGCGGccgcaacgacgacgacgaccagaGCCCGGCGGGCATTAAGCGGGGCCACGGCGTGAGCGGGGAACTTGCTTGGGCCGCGGCGCGGAGGCTGCCGCCGGCGCCAGGAGGTGATCCCGAGTTATGGGTGGGTCGTTCCGACCTCCGTGTGTGCCGGGTCTCGACGTCGGAGCCATGGTGAGTTCTGAGTTGATTGAGTTCGCGCCTGTGACTCTGTTTTTCAAGTATAGTTTGCATTGAGTATTTACTTGATAGAGGCTCTAACAACAATCGCAGTGCAAAACCACCGCTTTGTCCTATATGTTTCTTAAGTAGTTTCTAGGGGGATGTATGGTTGCAAGGACTTGTATGAAAAACTCCTTTGGCGTGGTGCGTGTGTGTAAGTGTAACGAAAGCGATCGGGCGACAACGCTGCAATTTAGTGGTCGAGCACTGCAATTTAGTGGTCGAGCACTGCAGGCGAGGACAAACCAGTGACCTCGTCAACGAAAGTTGAGTTTTAGATCTTCGTTCAGTCATAACATCGAGGAAGCAACACATAAGCATCCGGAGCTAGCAAGATGTTCAGTAGTATCTTGTACAGCGACGTGTCATTTTATTTTCCTGCGAGCTCATGTGTTATCAACTACGTCTACGACGATGCTACTTGTTCCGTCTAGACGGCGCATGCTGCGAAATTGGTCGAACCAATACCTATACCTAGtaaataaagaggtaaaatttatGCCATAATTTTTTTTCATCCAACTCTGATCTCTACTCGGATTTTGATTTCTTGTCCAGAAATCCTCTTTTCAAAAGTGTTGTTCAGCTTGGATCTAATCTATAATAACTTTTATATCCATAATTTCCCTTTCCTTGATTTGTGTCCCCACCTCCAACGTGATGGACTCCCCGTACTGATCCAATAGAAGAAATCGAATACAATACAACAACTCAATAAATAAATACGGATGCACTAGGAGAAATCGAATCGAATACAATAAAACAACTCAATAAATAAATGGAATATAAATTGGGTTAAACTGAACACCAATTAAACCAAATATGCAAGGCACCGTATCAGCGCAGGCGAGACGG
It encodes:
- the LOC136493735 gene encoding uncharacterized protein — protein: MPSTVSPSRRPGGGRWWRWRTLTRGDLLTFLVAAMLCSASYCLSIWHNSRGAADSRVVLGPSAGAGAAGASWPCGSDARAGAADANESLDFEAHHTAESAGLSVSASSAAATTTTTRARRALSGATA